One segment of Marvinbryantia formatexigens DSM 14469 DNA contains the following:
- a CDS encoding helix-turn-helix domain-containing protein: MDAIYSNYAPTFLYVDKYRFAESWIYRESRIPYCMLRYICSGRAKFIVDGKEYIVKENDVFYIPQGSTLACSALEKIVFISVRFVDSIQIPGEDMLLKLWNIRQQYYCGAGTEMREWFEKMYQSAISRAMYKRLETCGYLNLICAGLARRSGASEEPEETVQSERITMESMINMKYIRKRVLASQKDTDPRVQMVVDYITLHPEENLTREKLCTMTGVSESTLRRLFKAEMGKSIYEFTKDTKMMYAAHLLMTTMESISEIGYRLGYESPSYFTRRFRENFGVSPQTYRKNSREA; this comes from the coding sequence ATGGATGCAATTTACAGTAATTATGCGCCCACTTTTTTATACGTGGACAAGTACCGGTTTGCGGAGAGCTGGATTTACCGGGAGAGCAGGATTCCCTATTGTATGCTCCGCTATATCTGCTCCGGGAGAGCAAAATTTATAGTGGACGGAAAAGAGTATATTGTAAAAGAAAATGATGTATTTTATATCCCGCAGGGGAGTACCCTTGCCTGCAGCGCGCTGGAGAAGATAGTTTTTATCAGTGTGCGTTTTGTCGATTCCATACAGATACCGGGAGAGGATATGCTGCTGAAGCTCTGGAACATCCGGCAGCAGTATTACTGCGGAGCCGGTACCGAGATGCGGGAATGGTTTGAAAAGATGTATCAGTCGGCAATATCGCGGGCAATGTATAAACGGCTGGAAACGTGCGGATACCTGAATCTGATATGCGCCGGGCTTGCCAGACGGTCGGGAGCCAGTGAGGAGCCGGAGGAGACTGTTCAGAGCGAGCGTATTACAATGGAGTCCATGATTAACATGAAATATATCCGCAAGCGTGTCCTGGCTTCACAGAAGGATACCGACCCGCGGGTCCAGATGGTGGTGGATTACATTACGCTGCATCCGGAAGAAAATCTGACACGGGAAAAACTATGCACAATGACCGGAGTCAGCGAGAGCACGCTGAGACGTTTGTTTAAGGCGGAAATGGGGAAGAGCATTTATGAGTTTACCAAAGATACCAAAATGATGTATGCCGCGCATTTGCTGATGACGACGATGGAGTCGATTTCGGAAATCGGCTACCGGCTGGGCTACGAATCGCCCAGTTATTTTACCAGACGTTTCCGGGAAAATTTTGGGGTCAGCCCACAGACATACCGGAAAAATTCCAGAGAAGCATAA
- a CDS encoding acetylxylan esterase has product MYEAICYDRDAAFSCYPSENSIDAWCDALLAKSREISVSGTFTDDMPVRHCFGNGPNALINKFIRFDMPDHTFYGYWQPAMKEPAPLLINLPGYGGYISMHPQINDDGYHILHISPLGYVTPSGSREELLMDDGNWPVLDRTARGLPGGYEDWLLDCLAAIHWIQRQLCVLPDRLSLFGTSQGGGASLLLASILGGQVRCVCADLPFLTAFPLSGLSGNAYGILQKAYGEVPSAQFWNRLGYIDTFSHAHRLRQPVMLSAGGQDDVCSPASVEALFQKLPGTRQYTYLEHNVHTHSRQSMYLFRSWLALYA; this is encoded by the coding sequence ATGTATGAAGCTATCTGTTATGACCGTGACGCCGCATTTTCCTGCTATCCGTCAGAAAATTCGATTGACGCCTGGTGCGATGCGCTCCTCGCAAAAAGCCGGGAAATTTCTGTCTCCGGCACTTTTACCGATGATATGCCAGTCCGGCATTGCTTTGGAAACGGTCCAAATGCACTGATTAATAAGTTTATCCGTTTTGACATGCCGGACCACACATTTTACGGGTACTGGCAGCCAGCGATGAAGGAACCGGCTCCTCTCCTGATAAATCTTCCCGGCTACGGAGGCTATATCAGTATGCATCCGCAAATCAATGATGACGGATACCATATTCTCCATATTTCGCCGCTGGGATACGTTACGCCGTCCGGCAGCCGGGAAGAGCTGCTGATGGACGATGGTAACTGGCCAGTGCTCGATCGCACAGCCCGTGGACTGCCCGGCGGATATGAAGACTGGCTTCTTGACTGTCTGGCGGCGATTCACTGGATACAGCGTCAGCTCTGCGTACTGCCCGACAGGCTTTCCCTGTTCGGGACCAGCCAGGGCGGCGGCGCAAGTCTGCTTCTCGCCTCCATCCTGGGCGGACAGGTACGCTGCGTATGCGCTGACCTCCCTTTTCTGACCGCTTTTCCGTTATCCGGTCTCTCCGGAAATGCTTACGGCATTCTGCAGAAGGCGTATGGTGAAGTTCCTTCCGCACAGTTCTGGAACCGCCTTGGTTACATCGACACATTCTCTCACGCGCACCGGCTCCGGCAGCCCGTTATGCTGTCCGCCGGCGGGCAGGATGATGTCTGCTCCCCGGCTTCTGTGGAAGCACTGTTTCAGAAGCTTCCCGGAACCCGGCAGTACACCTATCTGGAGCACAATGTACATACACACTCCCGGCAGAGCATGTATCTGTTTCGTTCCTGGCTTGCCCTGTATGCATGA
- a CDS encoding ATP-binding protein, producing the protein MEIRRDFYLDKLIKRKNNGLIKVITGIRRCGKSYLLNNLFYHHLLDSGVDTSHIIRFAFDSADDLYLIGESLIGIEKEKRGVDPEKFMAYVRTKVVDDEMYYLLLDEIQMLDCFEAVLNGYLRKDNMDVFVTGSNAKLLSKDIATEFAGRGDEVHMYPLSFAEFMSVYEGDKYMGLSEYMLYGGIPLVVLRDGANDKAAALQNLFSEIYIQDIFRRNRVRNIGEMEDLLNILSSAIGSLTNPEKLKNTFRTVKKSKITSNTIKKYLDYFEDSFLIESAQRYDIKGKAYIETPKKYYFSDLGLRNARINFRQFEQTHSMENVIYNELRMRGYRVDVGVVPIAEKDQNGKVTRKQLEVDFVCNLGSSRYYIQSAYTLPDEAKRTQEIRPFRKIDDSFRKIIITRDIVPMHYDEYGILTVNIYDFLLDPKCLEK; encoded by the coding sequence ATGGAGATTCGCAGAGATTTCTACCTGGATAAATTGATAAAAAGAAAGAACAACGGACTAATTAAGGTTATTACTGGTATTCGCAGATGTGGTAAGTCCTATCTGCTTAATAACCTTTTCTATCATCATTTATTGGATAGTGGCGTGGACACCAGCCATATTATACGTTTTGCTTTTGATTCAGCGGACGATTTGTATTTGATTGGCGAAAGCCTTATCGGGATTGAAAAAGAAAAGCGTGGGGTGGACCCTGAAAAATTCATGGCTTATGTCCGGACCAAAGTTGTTGACGATGAAATGTATTATTTGCTGCTGGATGAAATACAGATGCTGGACTGCTTTGAAGCTGTACTGAACGGTTATCTGCGCAAGGATAACATGGATGTATTCGTGACAGGAAGTAATGCAAAACTCCTGTCCAAAGATATTGCTACCGAGTTTGCTGGTCGTGGTGATGAAGTTCATATGTATCCTCTGAGCTTTGCAGAGTTTATGTCTGTGTATGAAGGCGACAAGTATATGGGATTGTCCGAGTATATGCTTTATGGCGGCATTCCTTTGGTCGTTCTGCGCGATGGGGCAAATGATAAAGCTGCGGCATTGCAGAACCTGTTCAGCGAAATTTATATCCAGGATATATTCAGGCGGAACCGTGTCAGGAACATCGGTGAAATGGAGGATTTGCTGAATATTCTTTCTTCTGCGATAGGTTCGCTGACTAATCCGGAGAAGCTTAAAAATACTTTCAGGACCGTAAAGAAATCAAAAATAACTTCCAATACCATTAAAAAGTATTTAGATTATTTTGAAGATTCATTTCTGATTGAGTCTGCGCAGCGCTATGATATCAAGGGAAAGGCATATATTGAGACTCCTAAAAAATATTATTTTTCTGACCTTGGACTTCGGAATGCAAGAATTAACTTTCGTCAGTTTGAGCAGACCCATTCTATGGAAAATGTGATTTACAATGAACTTCGTATGCGTGGTTACAGAGTGGATGTGGGCGTTGTACCTATCGCTGAAAAAGACCAGAACGGGAAAGTAACACGCAAGCAGTTGGAAGTTGATTTTGTGTGTAATCTTGGCTCTTCCAGATACTATATTCAATCAGCATACACACTGCCTGATGAAGCAAAGCGCACTCAGGAGATCAGACCATTCAGAAAGATTGATGATTCTTTCAGGAAAATCATTATTACCAGAGACATCGTGCCGATGCATTATGATGAATATGGTATCCTGACTGTAAATATTTATGATTTTCTGCTTGACCCGAAATGCCTTGAAAAATAA
- a CDS encoding Gfo/Idh/MocA family protein encodes MQTIGYAVVGTGYFGAELGRIMAGQEGAKIVAVLDPENGRAIAEEYGCDLETDLDTLCAREDVDAVIVATPNYQHKEPVLAAARHGKNVFCEKPIALSYADCDEMVRACQEAGVIFMAGHVMNFFRSVHHAKQLINEGKIGKVLYCHSARNGWEEPQPSVSWKKVRAKSGGHLYHHIHELDCIQFIMGPAAQVTMTGGNVAHRGPQFGDEDDMLFLSLEFGNNTYAICEYGSAFRYPEHYVLIQGTKGAIRIDMCNVGMTVHTEEGDEHYLTHETKEEDDDRTRIYHSTQMDGAIMYGKPGKLPPMWLHSIMKKEMAYFNGLMHGEKPDDEFRDLLNGKAARAAIATADAATLSLRENRKVCVSEITEGCRRQTTI; translated from the coding sequence ATGCAGACAATCGGTTATGCAGTGGTTGGTACAGGATATTTTGGAGCTGAGCTGGGAAGAATCATGGCAGGACAGGAGGGAGCGAAAATCGTGGCGGTCCTCGACCCGGAGAATGGACGTGCAATCGCAGAGGAATACGGATGTGATCTGGAGACAGACCTTGATACGCTCTGCGCGCGTGAGGACGTGGATGCGGTAATCGTCGCAACACCCAATTATCAGCATAAGGAGCCGGTGCTGGCGGCGGCGCGGCACGGGAAAAATGTTTTTTGTGAAAAGCCAATCGCACTGAGCTATGCGGACTGTGACGAGATGGTCAGAGCCTGCCAGGAGGCGGGGGTAATCTTTATGGCGGGACACGTCATGAATTTTTTCCGGAGCGTGCATCATGCGAAGCAGTTAATCAATGAGGGAAAGATAGGAAAAGTGCTGTACTGTCATTCGGCGCGCAACGGCTGGGAGGAGCCGCAGCCTTCGGTCAGCTGGAAAAAGGTGCGGGCAAAATCGGGCGGCCATCTTTATCACCACATTCACGAGCTGGACTGTATCCAGTTTATCATGGGACCGGCGGCGCAGGTCACTATGACCGGCGGAAATGTGGCGCACCGGGGACCGCAGTTCGGGGACGAGGATGATATGCTGTTTTTGTCTCTGGAGTTTGGCAACAATACCTATGCGATTTGCGAGTATGGCTCCGCCTTCCGTTACCCGGAGCATTACGTTCTGATTCAGGGAACAAAGGGAGCTATCCGGATTGACATGTGCAACGTGGGAATGACGGTACATACGGAAGAAGGTGATGAGCATTATCTGACGCATGAGACAAAGGAGGAGGACGACGACCGCACCCGGATTTATCACAGCACGCAGATGGACGGGGCGATTATGTACGGAAAGCCCGGAAAGCTGCCGCCGATGTGGCTGCACAGCATCATGAAAAAGGAAATGGCGTATTTTAACGGTCTGATGCACGGGGAAAAGCCGGATGACGAATTCAGGGATTTGCTTAACGGAAAAGCTGCCCGCGCGGCGATTGCCACGGCGGACGCAGCGACCCTCTCCCTGCGGGAAAATAGAAAGGTCTGCGTCTCGGAGATTACGGAGGGCTGCCGGAGGCAGACAACAATATAA
- a CDS encoding carbohydrate ABC transporter permease: protein MNLAPGKRRKRAGGQLTRWLFVLPAMAVVVCLLIYPVLSTVFYSFTNRTMIRTTYSMVGLKNYINILTDKNFYNAFLHSLIWTVGSVAGQLVVGFIGALCLNRVKNHIARNVFRVICIIPWAFPAIATAMTWKWMLNGIYGFVPTMLMELGLTDGLAQFLSSNLAMPTLIFINIWFGAPLIMVNVYAALQTIPRDQYEAAQIDGASGLQSFIYITVPHIRSVVGLLVVLRTVWVFNNFDLIYMITAGGPAGSTTTMPLYIYDTGWTGRMVGKASAASVLLLLFLVIITLLYFKVIGRWEKEEKR from the coding sequence ATGAATTTGGCACCCGGAAAAAGAAGAAAAAGGGCGGGAGGGCAGCTTACACGGTGGCTGTTTGTGCTTCCGGCTATGGCGGTCGTTGTCTGCCTGCTGATATACCCTGTTCTTTCCACCGTGTTTTACAGCTTTACCAACCGGACCATGATTCGCACGACCTATTCGATGGTCGGTCTGAAAAATTATATCAATATTTTAACGGATAAAAACTTCTACAATGCGTTTCTTCATTCGCTCATCTGGACAGTCGGAAGCGTTGCCGGACAGCTTGTCGTGGGCTTTATCGGCGCTCTGTGTCTCAACCGGGTGAAAAACCATATTGCAAGAAATGTATTTCGGGTTATCTGCATTATTCCGTGGGCGTTTCCCGCGATTGCGACCGCTATGACGTGGAAGTGGATGCTGAACGGAATTTACGGTTTTGTTCCGACCATGCTGATGGAGCTTGGACTGACGGATGGTCTGGCGCAGTTTCTCAGCAGCAATCTGGCTATGCCGACGCTTATTTTTATCAATATCTGGTTCGGCGCACCGCTGATTATGGTGAATGTGTACGCTGCCCTGCAGACCATTCCCCGTGACCAGTATGAGGCGGCACAGATTGACGGAGCGAGCGGACTGCAGTCGTTTATTTATATTACGGTACCGCATATCCGTTCCGTAGTAGGACTTCTCGTGGTGCTGAGGACAGTCTGGGTATTCAATAATTTCGATTTGATTTATATGATTACCGCCGGCGGACCTGCGGGCTCCACGACCACGATGCCGTTATATATCTATGATACGGGCTGGACAGGAAGGATGGTCGGCAAAGCTTCCGCCGCCTCTGTTCTGCTGCTGTTGTTCCTGGTTATTATAACGCTGCTTTACTTTAAGGTGATTGGGAGATGGGAAAAGGAGGAGAAGCGATGA
- a CDS encoding ABC transporter substrate-binding protein: MKGKKVLGLMLAAALSAACAVPVGAEETGDNLSGEITFWHSFTQGVRMEAVQDAAAKFMELHPDVKINIETMSWSDFKTKWNAGITTGDLPDMSTTCGTAEVAELVNAGIIQPMDETIDAVGRDRFSDTVLDELSYEGATYGLPYYSHAQVMWYRSDLLEAAGLEVPTTWDELYDAAVALTDAENGQYGCAVSLSTEDFIGTRYLNFYVRSGGGSLLNDDLTANFTSDLAIEGIKYWVKMFENCSPAEAINYGINDHAMLYYQGITAFDFNSGFQIGGVQTNREDLTEYISCADLPKINADDEYYSAEASHIPLVIYNSTEHTDICEAFIEFLLEEDNYLEFLSAVPVGMLPSISGIADTEAYKADATRQQFAEEEAVITKAMQNGTAIGFEHGLSAQAGLLTSNGIIETMFQDIIVNGTDVETAAQNAEDQMNELFETMIG, from the coding sequence ATGAAAGGAAAAAAAGTTTTAGGTCTGATGCTTGCAGCGGCGCTTTCGGCGGCATGTGCGGTGCCGGTCGGAGCAGAGGAAACAGGGGACAATCTCAGCGGTGAAATTACATTCTGGCACTCATTCACCCAGGGCGTCCGCATGGAGGCTGTGCAGGATGCGGCAGCCAAATTTATGGAATTGCATCCGGATGTTAAAATTAACATTGAAACAATGTCGTGGAGCGATTTCAAGACAAAATGGAATGCGGGCATTACCACGGGCGATTTGCCGGACATGAGCACGACCTGCGGAACTGCCGAGGTTGCGGAGCTTGTCAATGCGGGAATCATCCAGCCGATGGATGAAACGATAGATGCTGTCGGACGCGACCGCTTCTCCGATACGGTGCTTGACGAGCTGAGCTATGAGGGCGCTACTTACGGTCTGCCGTACTATTCTCACGCGCAGGTGATGTGGTACCGTTCCGATTTGCTGGAAGCGGCGGGACTGGAGGTGCCGACCACCTGGGATGAGCTTTACGATGCCGCTGTTGCGCTTACGGATGCGGAAAACGGGCAGTACGGCTGTGCGGTTTCCCTGAGCACGGAGGACTTTATCGGAACGCGTTATCTGAACTTCTATGTCCGTTCGGGCGGCGGCAGCCTGCTGAACGACGACCTAACAGCGAACTTTACAAGCGACCTTGCCATCGAGGGAATCAAATACTGGGTAAAGATGTTTGAAAACTGCTCTCCGGCGGAGGCAATCAACTACGGTATCAATGACCACGCAATGCTGTATTACCAGGGCATCACGGCGTTTGACTTTAATTCGGGCTTCCAGATTGGCGGGGTGCAGACAAACCGTGAGGACCTCACAGAATACATTTCCTGCGCAGATTTGCCGAAAATCAATGCGGATGACGAATATTACAGTGCGGAGGCATCCCATATCCCGCTTGTAATTTATAACAGTACGGAGCATACGGACATCTGCGAGGCGTTTATCGAATTTTTGCTGGAGGAAGATAATTATCTGGAATTCCTCAGCGCGGTTCCGGTAGGAATGCTGCCCTCCATCAGCGGTATTGCGGATACGGAAGCATACAAGGCGGATGCGACGCGCCAGCAGTTCGCGGAGGAAGAGGCAGTCATCACCAAAGCAATGCAGAACGGCACGGCGATTGGATTTGAGCACGGACTGAGCGCGCAGGCGGGACTTCTGACCAGCAACGGTATTATAGAGACGATGTTCCAGGATATTATTGTAAACGGAACGGATGTTGAGACAGCCGCGCAGAATGCAGAAGACCAGATGAATGAGCTGTTTGAAACTATGATAGGATAA
- a CDS encoding carbohydrate ABC transporter permease: MRKSRKFSVSGGLSYLYLTILAIVSVFPLLWLLVSAFKSSNEMLGNPTSFWPKEWTLENFKTVLVTLNFTVNIKNSLIVALSTTLICTVIAALAAYGIIRFFPKLGNIMTKMLITSYMFPAIMLVIPYAVVMGKIGLTNTRGGLVLVYLSFSVPYAVWMLIGFFKTVPVEIEEAARIDGANRIQVFARVVVPLVRPGIVSTAIYTFINAWNEFLYAMLLVSSSSKSALSVAVKTLSAADIVDWGALMAASALVVLPSIVFFCLIQNKLAGGLSDGAVK, encoded by the coding sequence ATGAGAAAGAGCAGAAAATTTTCCGTAAGCGGCGGATTATCCTATCTTTATTTAACCATTCTTGCCATTGTTTCGGTTTTTCCGCTGCTGTGGCTGCTGGTATCCGCTTTTAAATCCAGCAATGAAATGCTGGGAAATCCGACCTCCTTCTGGCCGAAGGAATGGACGCTGGAGAATTTTAAGACCGTTCTGGTTACGCTGAATTTTACGGTGAATATCAAAAACAGCCTGATTGTGGCGCTGTCCACGACGCTTATCTGTACCGTGATTGCGGCGCTGGCAGCTTACGGTATCATCCGTTTTTTCCCGAAGCTGGGAAACATCATGACAAAGATGCTGATTACATCGTACATGTTCCCGGCAATCATGCTGGTGATTCCTTACGCGGTCGTCATGGGAAAAATAGGACTGACGAATACGCGCGGCGGACTGGTACTGGTTTATCTGTCTTTCAGCGTACCGTATGCCGTCTGGATGCTGATAGGATTTTTTAAAACGGTTCCCGTGGAGATTGAGGAGGCGGCGCGAATCGACGGCGCCAACCGCATCCAGGTTTTTGCAAGAGTTGTGGTGCCCCTCGTGCGTCCGGGTATTGTATCTACAGCAATCTATACATTTATCAACGCATGGAATGAATTTTTGTATGCAATGCTGCTGGTCAGCAGCTCCAGCAAATCTGCACTGTCGGTGGCGGTCAAAACGCTGTCAGCCGCCGATATTGTGGACTGGGGAGCACTGATGGCAGCCAGCGCGCTGGTCGTTCTGCCGTCAATCGTATTCTTCTGTCTTATTCAGAATAAGCTTGCCGGAGGACTTTCGGACGGTGCGGTGAAGTAG
- a CDS encoding glycoside hydrolase family 27 protein, which produces MNKNKFAVTPPRGWNSFDYYDANVREQEIRANAEYMADNLKQYGWEYVVVDIQWYAYDTGTQREKYEYIPFSRVEMDEYGRLLPCPERFPSSVGGRGFAPLAEYVHSLGLKFGIHIMRGIPRTAAERHLQIKGTARTADEIADPGSVCLWNPDMYGLRDMEESQSYYDSLMELYASWGVDFVKCDDICNSRMLSGKSDAQQSEIRMLYHAIQKCGRPIVLSLSPGPALLERGSFYSEYANMWRLTGDFWDNWTQLRDMFERCEKWASYVKKGCYPDCDMLPLGWIGKGFLEERKTRFTQAEQKTMMTLWSICHSPLFLGAELTRLDKETLELITQQEVLALNSAMDNEVLQLMKNEDEAIWVSRNPGGQKLYVAMFNFKNQTANIILPKGLLADKDVQFETYHRVTDVWDDCEIPEVPDAYMAEAHGVRLLRFEQ; this is translated from the coding sequence ATGAATAAAAACAAATTTGCGGTTACGCCGCCGAGGGGATGGAACAGCTTCGATTATTATGATGCCAATGTCAGGGAACAGGAAATTCGGGCGAATGCAGAATATATGGCTGACAATTTAAAACAGTATGGCTGGGAATACGTGGTTGTTGATATTCAATGGTATGCGTATGACACGGGTACACAGAGGGAAAAATATGAATATATTCCATTTAGCCGTGTTGAAATGGATGAATATGGACGACTTCTGCCATGTCCGGAACGTTTTCCTTCCTCAGTGGGAGGAAGAGGTTTCGCTCCGCTTGCAGAATATGTACATAGTCTGGGATTAAAATTCGGGATACATATTATGAGAGGAATTCCACGGACTGCTGCGGAACGCCATCTGCAAATAAAAGGAACTGCCAGAACAGCGGATGAGATTGCAGACCCCGGTTCGGTATGTTTATGGAACCCGGATATGTATGGGCTTCGGGATATGGAAGAGAGTCAGAGCTATTATGATTCGCTGATGGAGCTTTATGCTTCCTGGGGAGTGGATTTTGTGAAATGCGATGATATCTGTAATTCCCGTATGCTTTCGGGAAAAAGTGATGCGCAGCAGTCAGAAATCCGGATGCTTTATCATGCAATTCAAAAATGCGGCAGACCGATTGTACTGAGTCTTTCGCCGGGACCGGCGCTTTTGGAGCGCGGAAGTTTTTATTCTGAATATGCGAACATGTGGCGGCTGACGGGGGATTTCTGGGATAATTGGACTCAATTAAGGGATATGTTTGAGCGCTGCGAAAAATGGGCATCTTATGTGAAAAAAGGCTGCTATCCGGATTGTGATATGCTGCCGCTGGGATGGATTGGAAAAGGTTTTCTTGAGGAACGAAAAACCAGATTCACGCAGGCTGAGCAGAAAACGATGATGACGTTATGGAGCATTTGTCATTCTCCATTATTTTTAGGGGCAGAATTAACCAGGCTGGACAAAGAGACACTGGAGCTGATTACACAGCAGGAGGTACTCGCATTGAATTCTGCGATGGATAATGAAGTGCTCCAGTTGATGAAAAATGAGGATGAGGCTATCTGGGTTAGCAGAAATCCGGGTGGTCAGAAATTATATGTGGCAATGTTCAATTTTAAAAATCAGACAGCAAATATAATTCTTCCGAAAGGGCTTTTGGCCGATAAAGATGTACAGTTTGAGACATATCACAGAGTGACAGATGTATGGGATGATTGTGAAATACCGGAGGTTCCGGATGCGTATATGGCAGAGGCGCATGGAGTCCGGTTATTACGATTTGAACAGTAG
- the chvE gene encoding multiple monosaccharide ABC transporter substrate-binding protein: MLAGLGLTAGAEGETIGVAMPTQDLQRWNQDGENMKAQLEEKGYVVDLQYAGNDSATQASQIENMIANGDQLLVVASIDGDSLGTVLAQAKEAGIPVIAYDRLIMNTDAVSYYATFDNYLVGKTQGEFLVDALDLENQDGPFNLEMVTGDPGDNNVNFFFGGAMDVLQPYIDAGKLVVPSGQMTKDEVATLNWATDAAQSRFENILSSNYADGTTLHAVLASNDSTALGVVNALAANYTGEYPIITGQDCDIANVPHIVDGTQAMSVFKDTRALASKVVEMVDAIITGAEVPVNDTETYDNGTGVIPSFLCEPTAVTADNYKEILIDSGYYTEDQIQ; encoded by the coding sequence ATGCTGGCAGGTCTTGGACTTACCGCTGGTGCAGAAGGTGAAACGATTGGCGTTGCAATGCCGACACAGGACCTTCAGAGATGGAACCAGGACGGCGAAAACATGAAGGCTCAGCTGGAAGAGAAAGGCTACGTAGTAGACCTTCAGTATGCAGGAAATGATTCCGCTACACAGGCTTCCCAGATCGAGAACATGATCGCTAACGGCGACCAGCTTCTGGTTGTTGCTTCCATCGACGGCGACTCCCTTGGAACCGTTCTTGCGCAGGCAAAAGAAGCAGGCATCCCGGTTATCGCATATGACCGTCTGATCATGAACACGGATGCAGTTTCCTACTATGCAACCTTCGATAACTACCTGGTAGGTAAGACACAGGGTGAATTCCTTGTAGACGCTCTGGATCTGGAGAACCAGGATGGACCGTTCAACCTGGAAATGGTAACAGGCGATCCGGGCGACAACAACGTAAACTTCTTCTTCGGCGGCGCTATGGACGTTCTTCAGCCGTACATCGATGCAGGCAAGCTGGTTGTTCCGTCTGGTCAGATGACAAAAGATGAAGTAGCTACCCTTAACTGGGCAACCGACGCTGCACAGTCCAGATTCGAGAACATCCTGTCCTCCAACTATGCAGACGGCACGACTCTTCATGCAGTGCTTGCTTCCAACGACTCCACAGCACTTGGCGTTGTGAATGCTCTGGCAGCTAACTACACTGGCGAGTACCCGATCATTACCGGTCAGGACTGCGATATCGCAAACGTTCCGCACATCGTTGATGGCACACAGGCTATGTCCGTATTCAAGGATACCCGTGCTCTGGCATCCAAGGTTGTTGAAATGGTTGACGCTATCATCACAGGAGCTGAGGTTCCGGTAAATGATACTGAGACATATGACAACGGCACAGGCGTTATCCCGTCATTCCTTTGCGAACCGACAGCAGTTACCGCTGATAATTACAAAGAGATTCTGATTGATTCCGGTTACTACACAGAGGATCAGATTCAGTAA
- a CDS encoding DUF1016 N-terminal domain-containing protein, whose protein sequence is MRRFYQTYQIQQTVSVKLSWSHYCELLTISDADKRSFYEKESINSGWSIRELKRQISTSLYERLLLSEGQCDR, encoded by the coding sequence ATGCGACGTTTTTATCAGACCTATCAAATTCAACAGACAGTGTCTGTTAAATTGTCGTGGTCACATTACTGTGAGCTTTTGACTATTTCCGACGCAGATAAGCGCAGCTTTTACGAAAAGGAGTCAATCAATTCCGGGTGGTCGATACGGGAACTGAAACGCCAGATTTCCACATCACTCTATGAACGGCTGTTATTGTCAGAAGGACAGTGTGACCGCTGA